The genomic segment TATACGTTAGTGATTTCAAAGAGATTAGGACAGACAGCTACCTCCATGGTTGGGAGTTGAAGCCAGACGAGGAACGCAAATTTCACATGATAGTACAATGGGAACCTGCAAATAATCGAGTATACTGAATATCAATACTTTGCAAGTTAAACAATCCCTGTCTCCTGATAAAGTCCACCAGAATCATATATCATATGTCTAGCGTGACAGTGAAAAAACTCAGTACCAAGAAATGATCTTGTCCGTGAACACTTCAACAAGGCTGAAAGAGCCATAAGCTGCACAAAaggtaaagagagagaggaaaagaaaatatcaagttcCAAGTGAAAGAAGGCCAAGGGAGAATGCAATAAAACTCTTAAAAATAAACCGCATAAGAACAGTAGAGAACAACCAAAGAAGAGGTGAGGTGAAGACTGATAACAATTGCAGTAAGAATATCGAACCTGCCCAGTAGATAAGCCACTTTTGTTGTTCATTCTCATCTCTACTCTCAATTGCCTTGAAGGTAGAGTACACAGGCAACCCGACGCCAATGGAACAGCTGCAGAACATACACACAAACGTTTCCTTTATAACCGAATCCTTGATTCAACTACAGATATAACACCACCTCTAACAGAGTAAAGAATCCAAAAACTCGACAAGAACAAAAGGATACCCCAGATTCCCCAAAAAGAGATTTGACTCTCGTCCAAAAGATACCCTAAAGTATCTCAACAAGTTGTAATAATCTTGTCCACTCCGCTAAgctaataataatgagaaacaacaaaattccCTACCCCATTGCTTTACATGTGAATGAGCATCACTCACTCAATCAGATCATAATCTCATCAACAATCTACCAATCAAATCACCCAAATCCAAATCATACCACCATATCATTCATCTTATTGTACCACTAATTAGGTTCTATATGGCTTTCACCTTATACAATTAAAGAAGAACAACTCACCATGCTGTACGAAGTACGATATTGGAACCAAGTGGAGAAAGCAATACACGCAACCCAACCTGAAAAATtccaaagagaaaaacaaatatttccatCAATCCAAAAGTTTAAGAATATCCAAAGGAATTGAAATCCAAAACACCAATCCACTACAGAAGAAATCTGAATTCGAACAAGGCAGACGATGACGGAATCCTAAACATTCATATCTAATCAAGGTGACCATAATCTTTGACACGAATCCCCAAATCACGGATCGGAACAAAAACCGTACAAGCGGAAACATCAATCTGATGAGAAGGAAGATTACCTCGCTGGTGATTCCGGATCCGAGAAGCGCCATGGATGGTATCTGTGAAGCAAATCCGCTCATCGGCGATTCCTACGACGGTTTACCAAATTGACGACGAACTCACACACTcgcaaaaggaaaaaaggtcACTTATATATTCGAGTATAGGGAGAGATATTATGAATGATTAAAGCCTCTGGCTCAAACAGAgactttgaagaagaaaatatttttatttccttttattatttaaaagagaaaaacaccaaaaagaaataaaatattaaaaagacgGTAGAATAGATacaatttctaatttctatatcATTGTTAAAAAACCAAACCCGGTTTATCTAAAACCGCCAAGCTGACGTGGCAACAAGTGCTCTTCCATGCCAGCACAGCACCAATTCTCCTTGTCGTTTCGCCACGTGGAATCCTCTAACCTGCGCCTTCTCCAGTAAACACTCTGCTTGGAAATCGGCGAACTGGCTTAGCTGGATCGGCCTCATCCCGGCGGCGCAGAACGCTTCCCGCCAAGTCATCTCACCGGTGTTTCTCCTATCAGCCGCTGTTTCCACCGCCGCGGATATTTTCGGACGCAGAACGAACGCTTCCActatcttcttcaccaaatctcCGGGAGGAGCTGCGGCGTCGAGCGACTCCAGCACCATCGTGTAAAACTCAAGAGCGCTAACAAACTCTCTCCGGAACGATCCAGATCCGGCGATCTCCGTCCATCCTTCGCTATCGACGAATACGACGACCTTAGGTGACACTCTCCGTAGATTGTTCACGAAATCGGAGATTCCGCTTAAACGGCGAAATATCGCCGGAGAAATCAAAACGATGGTTCTCTCTCCCTCTACGAACCTAATCGCTTTGAAGGATAACATCTCAAACGTCTTCAAAAGAACGAACTCGATCTGGAAACGAATCTTCATCTCCGCCGCGAATTGAGTTAAGTTTTCTTTAACTAGCCTCGTCTCGACGGCGCACTCCTCCGCTACCACCGCCGTAACTCTTAAAAACCCGCCGCTAACAGATTTCTCGGCGATTTCTCTCATGAGCGATGCGTATTGTCCACCGAATCCGATCTCGAAATCAACCACGTGGACGAACGGAGAAGACGAC from the Camelina sativa cultivar DH55 chromosome 12, Cs, whole genome shotgun sequence genome contains:
- the LOC104729506 gene encoding scarecrow-like protein 15 isoform X2; amino-acid sequence: MKIPASSPQDTTNNNNSTDSNHLSMDEHVMRSMDWDSIMKELELDDDSAPNSLKTGFTTTTATTDSTILPLYAVDSNLPGFPDQIQPSDFESSTDIVYPGQNQQQPTGYGFNSLDGVDNGGFDFIEDLIRVVDCVESDELQLAQVILSRLNQRLRSPSGRPLQRAAFYFKEALASLLTGTNRNPIRLSSWSEIIVQRIRAIKEYSGISPIPLFSHFTANQAILDSLSSQSSSPFVHVVDFEIGFGGQYASLMREIAEKSVSGGFLRVTAVVAEECAVETRLVKENLTQFAAEMKIRFQIEFVLLKTFEMLSFKAIRFVEGERTIVLISPAIFRRLSGISDFVNNLRRVSPKVVVFVDSEGWTEIAGSGSFRREFVSALEFYTMVLESLDAAAPPGDLVKKIVEAFVLRPKISAAVETAADRRNTGEMTWREAFCAAGMRPIQLSQFADFQAECLLEKAQVRGFHVAKRQGELVLCWHGRALVATSAWRF
- the LOC104729506 gene encoding scarecrow-like protein 15 isoform X1, whose translation is MKIPASSPQDTTNNNNSTDSNHLSMDEHVMRSMDWDSIMKELELDDDSAPNSLKTGFTTTTATTDSTILPLYAVDSNLPGFPDQIQPSDFESSTDIVYPGQNQQQPTGYGFNSLDGVDNGGFDFIEDLIRVVDCVESDELQLAQVILSRLNQRLRSPSGRPLQRAAFYFKEALASLLTGTNRNPIRLSSWSEIVQRIRAIKEYSGISPIPLFSHFTANQAILDSLSSQSSSPFVHVVDFEIGFGGQYASLMREIAEKSVSGGFLRVTAVVAEECAVETRLVKENLTQFAAEMKIRFQIEFVLLKTFEMLSFKAIRFVEGERTIVLISPAIFRRLSGISDFVNNLRRVSPKVVVFVDSEGWTEIAGSGSFRREFVSALEFYTMVLESLDAAAPPGDLVKKIVEAFVLRPKISAAVETAADRRNTGEMTWREAFCAAGMRPIQLSQFADFQAECLLEKAQVRGFHVAKRQGELVLCWHGRALVATSAWRF
- the LOC104729507 gene encoding HVA22-like protein k, whose protein sequence is MSGFASQIPSMALLGSGITSEVGLRVLLSPLGSNIVLRTACCSIGVGLPVYSTFKAIESRDENEQQKWLIYWAAYGSFSLVEVFTDKIISWFPLYYHVKFAFLVWLQLPTMEGSKQIYNNQIRPFLLRHQARVDRLVDGVYEEMVKVVRSHQGEIRFVRSMIAKMLGSVNAVAPPGQRLGGIANGSPEPAGRNSDSESDSNHED